The DNA segment CCTACCTCGAGGCGGGGGCCTGCCGGAAGCCGGTGGTGGGCGGCCGCTCGGGCGGCGCCGCCGAGGCGGTGGCGGACGGTGAATCGGGGATTCTCGTGGACGCGGACCGCGAGGGTGCCCTGGCCGGGGCGCTCATCCGTCTCCTGGAAGATGGGGAGCTGGCCCGGAGGATGGGCGAGGCCGGAAGGCGGCGGGCCGAGGCGCGCCGCTGGGAGGTTGTGGCCGGAGAGTACGAACAGGTTTTGCGGGAGACCGTCGGTGGCTAGGGTGCTCGATGTGGGAAGCGGCTGGAAAGACGAGCCCGGCGTGATCGGAGCGGACATCCGCAAGAAGGTGCGGCCCGATGTCTGCTGCAATCTGGATGTGGACGGGGATGGGCTGCCCCATTTTCCGTTTCGGGACGATGCGTTCGATGAGGTGCGCGTCATTCAGACGATTGACCATTTCCAGAACATCGTCCCCGTCATGGAGGAGATCCACCGGGTGGCGAAACCTGGAGCCAAAGTGATCATCACGGTCGCCCACGTGTCGAGCATCTACTCCTGGAGCGATCCGGTCCATTACCTGCATCTGACCAGCCGCTCCTTTCTGTGCTTCACGGATCACCCCACGAAGGGGGCGGCCTACACCGGGCCGCTTCTCCGCCAGAATGCGTTCCGCTTTGTCTTCAGCAAGTCGATCATCTCCCTCATCCCCCGTTTCATCTGCCTTTTTTCTCCTCGGATCTACGAGAAGCATTTTTGCTGGATGTTTCCCGCGAACGACATGTACTTCGAGTTTGAGGTTCTGAAATGATCGGAATGCTCGAGGACCTGAAGCGGGAGGTCAGCGCCGCATTTCAGGAGCGCTCCCCACTCGAAAGGGTTGCGCTGGGCGGGCTCGCGGGTTTTCTGGCGGCCTCTCCGTTTTCCATCTCCCTTTCGCAGATATTCGTGTTTTCCGCGATCGGCGCCTGGCTGGCCTCCCTTTGGATGGGCGGGCAGAAGGTGCGCTTTCCCCTGCTGCGGCCCTTCGCGCTTTTTGCGGCGCTCACGATCGTGAGTGCGCTTTTGTCGGACGATCCGTTCCGGAGCCTCAAGGACGCCCGCCAGTTGGTTCAAATCCTGATTTTTTATTGTGCGCTGAACACCCTTCGGAACGAGAAGGAGACCGGGGCGCTGGTGAAGGTACTTTTCGGGGCGGCCGCTGCGGCCTCCGCCTACTCGCTTATCGCGGCGCTGGGGCGCCCACTCGGACTGGGGAGCCGGCTCTCCGGCTTTTTCAGCATCTATATGACGCTCGGCGGGTTCTTGCTCATCGTGGAGGCTCTGGCCCTGGCC comes from the bacterium genome and includes:
- a CDS encoding glycosyltransferase; protein product: FDAVIRALPRVREKVPEAVYLIVGKGPEEESLRALAREAGVGEFVHFLGEVAPGALGRGDFAYYQACDVFAMPSRAEAGGKVAEAFGIAYLEAGACRKPVVGGRSGGAAEAVADGESGILVDADREGALAGALIRLLEDGELARRMGEAGRRRAEARRWEVVAGEYEQVLRETVGG
- a CDS encoding methyltransferase domain-containing protein; this encodes MARVLDVGSGWKDEPGVIGADIRKKVRPDVCCNLDVDGDGLPHFPFRDDAFDEVRVIQTIDHFQNIVPVMEEIHRVAKPGAKVIITVAHVSSIYSWSDPVHYLHLTSRSFLCFTDHPTKGAAYTGPLLRQNAFRFVFSKSIISLIPRFICLFSPRIYEKHFCWMFPANDMYFEFEVLK